Genomic DNA from Setaria italica strain Yugu1 chromosome V, Setaria_italica_v2.0, whole genome shotgun sequence:
ataCAAACCACGGAACGAAAAGAATCCGCACCACCGGAAATTACCACTACCGTGATGATATGATATGTCTTGTCAAAGTACAACCACCGAATCCGGCAAGAGATCTCCTAAGCACGAGCTAGCTCTAAAACAAAACCTTTTTTCCTCACAAAAAATTTCTCCActcaggggtgtttgggaacaccctgttaaagtttaacacctatcacatcggatgtttggatgctaattagaagtattaaacataggttaattacaaaactaattgcacagatggagtataattcgcgagacgaatctattaagcctaattagtccatgatttgacaatgtggtgctacagtaaccatttgctaatgatggattaattaggcttaatagattcgtctcgcaaattagcacagggttctgcaattagttttataattagctcatgtttagtgcacctaattagtatccgaacatccgatgtgacactgttaaagtttaacacctcgtatccaaacacccccctctCAGTCCTCTGGTTAAACCCGCATCCTGCATGCAGCAAAGCCAGACTAAGGTTCTGGCACTGGGCAGCAGCAAGGCCAACCAATCCAAGCAACCTCACTCCCCACGACGCTTCTCTCAAGTTCCATCACACAGCCTATAGCTACTAAagcctagagagagagagggatgcACGGTAGAGAGATAAGGAGGCTAGAtagagagaaagaggaggaaggCTACAATCTTGGACAAAACCCTACACAAGCACCCTCCCAGCTCTGACACCCCTGCACCCCATTTGCATGGACACGATTTGACCCTTCAGCAAGAACACGCGCACACGCATGCATCTTTTGATAACCGCACACGGCAACAAAATGCACGCTCACTCACAAAAACCAGCGTGCAACGCGATGTATCCTCTGGAATACTATGTGCTCTTTGCAATAGTAACATGTGCCACCATGGACGTGTATggatgcgtgcgtgcgtgcgtgcgaaTTTTTTTAGCTAGGCCACAGATCGATCGATGCGCGGGGTTTCCTCACCGGAGTGCGTggcggtcgtcgccgccggcgagctgccgccGCTGCAGAGGTTGCTGAGCTGCGCCTGGATGCTGCTCAGGAACGACGCGGCCTCGTCGaacggccgcgacagctcctccTTGTACCGCACCAGCACCCGGCAGTACGCGTCCTGGAAATCGCACGCGCGCGCGTGCACATGTAATAACAGACGATTAGGAGCAAATCGCGCAGCAAATCCAGCGTTCGCCGCAGAAATTACGCGGCTAATTCTCCCTCtatttatatagatatatatatacacgACGCTGACCCAAGAGCAGACCATGAACTCGTCGAGCTCGGGATCGACGCCGATCtccgcggcgccggagccggggCCGGCGCGCCCCTCCCGGCTGACCTCCTCCAGCAGCGACGCCACCTGCGGTGGCGCTCCCACCTGGAAATCAAGAAACCACGTAGCGCGGAGAAGCATCGATGAATTCTTGGCATGCACAGCTAGCCCGCAAGATCTCTCTGCACGTAGTAGCTAGACGCAGCACGCACCTTGCGGCACTCGATGTaggcggagaggagggaggggtagCGCGGGTGGCTGGCGATCTGCGCCTTCATGAGCTCCGTCAGATCCGACGGCGCCggcccgccgacgccggcgacggacGCCTCGCTCACCGCGCCGCCGACCCGCGAGATCCCGGGGTGGATGCTGTACAGATCCtccatggaggcggcggccgcagcagcagctcaCCTGTGCATCACCACTATGCACACGCCTGCGGCTGCTGTGTGCGCACAA
This window encodes:
- the LOC101762459 gene encoding homeobox protein knotted-1-like 1, coding for MEDLYSIHPGISRVGGAVSEASVAGVGGPAPSDLTELMKAQIASHPRYPSLLSAYIECRKVGAPPQVASLLEEVSREGRAGPGSGAAEIGVDPELDEFMDAYCRVLVRYKEELSRPFDEAASFLSSIQAQLSNLCSGGSSPAATTATHSDDMMGSSEDEQCSGDTDVPDIGQEHSSRLADHELKEMLLKKYSGCLSRLRSEFLKKRKKGKLPKDARTVLLEWWNTHYRWPYPTEEDKVRLAAMTGLDPKQINNWFINQRKRHWKPSEDMRFALMEGVAGGSSGTTLYFDTGTIGP